In the Clostridium sp. 'White wine YQ' genome, ATTGCAAGAAAGACTAACTGCTGAAATCGCAGATGCCATGATGGAATATTTAAAACCAAAAGGCGTGATGGTTATTATAGAAGGGGAACATATGTGTATGACCATGAGAGGTGTTAAAAAGCCTGGGACCAAGACAGTTACTACTTCTTATAGAGGTGATTTTGAAGAAAATGTTGACCTTAGAAGAGAGGTAAGAGAGCTGATTAATGGATAGAGTAAATGAAATCTTGAATAGCAGAGAATATAGAGCTCTATTAGATAAAATTGAGCTGTTAGAAAAGGATAGACTATACTGCAAACATAATCTTGAGCATTTTTTGAATATGGCAAGGATATGTTACATAATTAATTTAGAAAGAAATCTTGGATTTTCAAAAGAAATAATTTATATTATTGGACTTCTCCATGATATAGGAAGAGGAGAACAATATGAAAAAGGAACTCCTCATAATGAAGCTTCATATGAAATAGCTAAAAGTTTCTTAGATAGAATTAACTTTTCATTGGAAGAAAAAGAGCTTATTAAAGAAGGTATATTAGGGCATAGAAGAATAGAGAAAACTTCTCTTATAGCTAGTCTTATATATGAAGGGGATAAACTATCTAGAGAATGTTATAATTGTAATGCTACTCTTGGATGCAATTGGGATGATAGTAAGAAGAATTTAGAAATAAAGTACTAAAGGGGCGATAAAGTGAAAATAGGTAATAAAGAATTTGATTTAGGGAAAAGGA is a window encoding:
- a CDS encoding HD domain-containing protein, with amino-acid sequence MDRVNEILNSREYRALLDKIELLEKDRLYCKHNLEHFLNMARICYIINLERNLGFSKEIIYIIGLLHDIGRGEQYEKGTPHNEASYEIAKSFLDRINFSLEEKELIKEGILGHRRIEKTSLIASLIYEGDKLSRECYNCNATLGCNWDDSKKNLEIKY